The sequence below is a genomic window from Deltaproteobacteria bacterium GWC2_55_46.
ACGTGTTACTCAATAAAGGATTTGATGACTCACTCAAGGCAACGGGCCAGTTCCCGCTTACATCCTCTGGCATCTCGGTATTGCAGGTAAATATGGGCAAGCTCTGCAACCAGTCATGCCGCCATTGCCATGTGGACGCGGGCCCTGAGAGGACCGAGGTGATGTCAAGGCAGACGATGGAGCTCTGCCTTGAAGTCTTGAAAAGGGAAAAATATCCCACCGTGGATATAACCGGCGGCGCGCCTGAGATGAACCCCCTTTACCGGTGGTTTGTGAAAAGCTGTGTCGGTCTGGGATGTCATGTCAAGACCCGCACGAACCTGACTATATTGCTCGAAGAAGGCTACGAAGACCTTTCGGCGTTCCTGGCAGAAAACAGGGTGGAGGTAATCGCCTCCCTGCCATGCTATCTCCCCGACACCGTCGAGAGACAGCGCGGTAAAGGGACCTTCTACAAGTCGATAGACGCGCTAAGGAAACTCAACTCCCTCGGTTACGGCTTTGATGGAGGACTTGCGCTTAATCTCGTCTATAACCCGGGAGGGGCCTTCTTCCCGCCCGCCCAACATGCGATAGAGGCGGATTTCAGGAGGGAACTGAAAAAACGATACGGAGTGACCTTCACCAGTCTTTTTACGATAACGAATATGCCCATCGGCAGGTTTGTAAGATTTTTGGAGGACTCCGGCGATCTTGAAAAATACATGGGACGGCTGCGGGACGCGTACAACCCTTCAGCCGCGGCAAATGCCATGTGCAGGCATACGCTTTCAGTCGGTTGGGACGGCTCACTTTATGACTGCGATTTCAACCAGATGCTCTCCTTGAGGTGCGACCACGGCGCCCCCTGGCATCTTAAGGATTTTGATAGTGATAGACTTAATAGAAGAATGATAGTTGTCGGGGCGCATTGCTACGGCTGTACGGCTGGCGCTGGCTCAAGCTGCACCGGCACTGTGGCTTGACGGAATCCCTGGCTGCTTTAATCAGGATCACCTTTAAGCGCCCTTCGCGGCGGAGGGGTTGAGGTGTTGCCATGAAAAGATATGACCTTGTCATAATAGGCGGAGGGGTCGCGGGGCTGGTCTCGGCGAGCGGGGCTGCACAGCTCGGGGCGCGAGTGGCGCTCGTGGAGAGGGAATCGCTCGGAGGGGACTGTCTTAGGACAGGGTGCGTCCCAACGAAGCGCCTGGTCCATTCGGCAAAGGTAGCTTTCCTCATGAGAAGGGCAGGCGAGTTCGGTCTTGTTGGAGAGCCGTTAAAGGTCAACTTCGGCAACGTCATGCGAGGCATGAGGGAGGTGAGGGCCGAGATAGGAAAGAACGACGACCCGGAACGCTTCCGCAAGATGGGTGTCGATGTCATATTCGGGGATGGGAGCTTCAAAGGCCCCAATGAATTCGAGATAAAGGGAGAGAGGCTCTGGGGGCGCAGGTTCATCATCGCCACGGGCTCAAGGCCTGTGATGCTTCCAATACCCGGCTTAAAAGAGTCCGGGGCCCTCACCAACGAGACAGCCCTTGAGCTCGACCGCTTGCCCGGCTCGATAGCCATACTTGGCGCAGGCCCCATAGGGATGGAGTTCGCGCAGGTATTCAGCCGCCTCGGTTCGAAGGTAACCGTAATAGAGAAGATGGGACAGATACTGCCCAGGGAGGACAAGGAGATCTCGGATACGCTCTTCAAGATACTTTCCGCCGAGGGGATAAGGATAGACGTATGCACGGAGGTAAAGGAGGTCAGGCGAAACGGAGAGGTTAAGACGTTAAGCGCCCACTGCCCGACAGGGGACAAGGTATATGAAGCCGATGAGGTCATGATCGCCATAGGCCGCGCGCCCAATGTGGAGGGCCTCAACCTTGAGGTCGCGGGCGTTGAGTACGACGGGAGAAAAGGCATCAAGGCGGACGATACCCTGAGGACGAGCCGCAAGCATATATACGCCTGCGGGGACGTCATAGGGCAGTACGCCTTCACCCACGTCGCTGAATATCATGCGGGCATTGCGTTATCCAACGCCCTCTTCCCTTTCATAAAAAGGAAGGTGGACTACCGCGTGGTGCCGTGGACAACATTTACGGACCCGGAGCTTGCGAGGGCGGGGCTTACCGAAGACGAGGCAAGGGAGAAGCACGGCTCAAAGGACGTACATGTCTACCGCTTCCAATTCAAGGACGTGGACAGGGCCGTCATTGAAGGCGAGGGGCACGGCCTCATAAAGCTTGTTTGCGACAATAAGGCCCGTATCCTCGGTGCGCACATCCTAGGCCCTCACGCCGGGGAGCTGATCCACGAATATGTGCTCGCCATGCGGGAAAACCTGCCTGTAACGAAGATCTCCAGGGCAATACACGTCTACCCGACCGATTCGCAGGGGGTAAAGCGGGCAGCCGACCAGTATTACAGGGAAAAACTCTTTACCGGATGGTTCCCGAAGCTGGCGAAATGGCTGATACGCCGGGGCTCTTAAGGCGCGAAGGGATCAGATGAACCGCAAAAATCTGAAATTCATATTTCTAATAGCTTTCATCATCTCCGCTTTTTTTCTGGCCAGGTGGTATGGCCTCTCCGATTATCTCGACCAGGATAAGATGAGGAGCTGGATAGACGGCTTTGGGCTCTGGGGGCCTCTTGTCTACATGCTCATCTACGCCATAGCTCCGAGCTTCATGATGCCGGGGCTTCCGCTTACTGTCATAGGCGGCATACTCTTTGGCCCTTTATGGGGCACGATATACGTCCTCATCGGCGCGACCATCGGCGCTTCCATCGCCTTTCTGATAGCGAGGTACATGGGTAGAGCCTGGGTGGAGGGTTTCGTAAGAGGAGGCAGGCTTAAGGAGCTTGATGAGAAAGTCCAGAAACAGGGCTGGAAGATAGTGGCGTTTACAAGGCTCATTCCGGTCTTCCCCTACAATTTCCTGAACTACGCCTTCGGACTCACAAAGGTCAGGTTCAGCCATTATCTGATAGCCACATTCATATTCATGGCCCCTGGGGCGGCTGCTTACGTGATATTTTCAAGCTCCATCTTGGATATCTTCAAGGGCAGGATATCAAAGGAGTTCATAATAGGTGTCGTCCTCGTGATATCCGTCTCCCTTTTGCCGATACTTTATAAAAAATTCAAGGCAAAGGGCAGGGTCTGATTAAGAGGAGTGATCGTGGTACGTAAGCTTGAGATACAGGAAAACATACTGGCAGGACAGCGCGCGCTCGTAACCGGTGCGAGTTCAGGGATTGGAAGGGCGATAGCGCTTTCACTGCAGAGGCAGGCGCGAAGGTTGCTGTAAACTACCTCCGTGGCGACGATAAGGCGGAAGAGGTCGTTGAGGAGATAAAGAAAAAGGGTGGAGAGGCTTTCGCGGTAAAGGCCGATGTAGCCAGGGAAGATGAAGTTAAAAAGATGTTCGCTCGCATGTACGACGCCTATGGCAGCATCGACATACTGGTCAATAACGCCGGAGTGCAAAAAGACTCCCCTGTGCATAAGATGAGCGTTGAGGACTGGAACCTTGTGCTTTCGGTCAACCTGACCGGGCAGTTTTTGTGCT
It includes:
- a CDS encoding radical SAM protein, with translation MTVEAMKAASASEDVLLNKGFDDSLKATGQFPLTSSGISVLQVNMGKLCNQSCRHCHVDAGPERTEVMSRQTMELCLEVLKREKYPTVDITGGAPEMNPLYRWFVKSCVGLGCHVKTRTNLTILLEEGYEDLSAFLAENRVEVIASLPCYLPDTVERQRGKGTFYKSIDALRKLNSLGYGFDGGLALNLVYNPGGAFFPPAQHAIEADFRRELKKRYGVTFTSLFTITNMPIGRFVRFLEDSGDLEKYMGRLRDAYNPSAAANAMCRHTLSVGWDGSLYDCDFNQMLSLRCDHGAPWHLKDFDSDRLNRRMIVVGAHCYGCTAGAGSSCTGTVA